One stretch of Daphnia pulicaria isolate SC F1-1A chromosome 8, SC_F0-13Bv2, whole genome shotgun sequence DNA includes these proteins:
- the LOC124311165 gene encoding hyccin-like isoform X1, which produces MDEDMRLFISDWLKDAQNDGWSKALSSNSDMMEAIFSLIEEWKSNKDLFNILCIRLFGYYRESNMESKVFSLQFVPSLIYSYLSAIAQGERKDAGSMQTFLLAIYNLEAGGEAQSPKTHSFRVPNIAQPSIYHDTSAIASSSLTESALKRLDPTNRITVKFGPHPHLNSFNAENRLPAMAALLRIYSNYLSMYSKSTLSETCMAFRRLVAQGYTRNSEGSPRIPLSSNLLVEMLHLIYSLTPLPIITNDTFVRLHSPPPTPVASMEDEDLASAARQTLEAVQRRVEMELMAAPILVSAAMADSSHLSIRGEHSSPQLMSTGANGGSARAMWKSMITNASFRTKKLPDDITVAQVAEAAAAAAAAAAATPASSSQYQTSPAIHLGAITEENDEPSSGGGGKSSFRLSELVKKKSKPKPARNKANNNGGVIQDGHHAAESNGVISSSTDRNSDSETKEEAELRRRSSEFNGTQV; this is translated from the exons ATGGATGAAGATATGCGACTCTTTATTAGTGATTGGTTGAAAGATGCACAAAATGACGGATGGAGCAAAGCTTTGTCATCCAACTCTGACATGATGGAAGCTATCTTTAGTCTCATTGAAGAATGGAAAAGCAATAAAGAT ttATTCAACATTCTGTGTATACGCCTCTTTGGGTACTACCGTGAAAGCAATATGGAATCAAAAGTGTTCTCATTGCAATTTGTCCCTAGTCTCATCTATTCTTATTTAAGTGCAATTGCACAAGGAGAAAGAAAG GATGCAGGAAGTatgcaaacatttttgttagCAATATACAATTTGGAGGCTGGTGGAGAAGCCCAAAGTCCCAAGACCCATTCTTTCAGAGTACCAAACATTGCACAGCCTTCTATCTACCATGAT ACTTCAGCCATAGCCTCATCTTCCCTGACAGAGTCTGCTTTAAAGAGGCTAGATCCAACCAACCGAATTACGGTCAAATTTGGTCCCCACCCACACTTGAACAGCTTCAATGCTGAGAACCGCCTTCCCGCCATGGCCGCCTTATTACGCATTTACTCCAACTACCTATCTATGTATTCGAAGAGCACTTTATCCGAAACTTGCATGGCCTTTCGTCG GTTGGTAGCTCAGGGCTACACGCGTAATTCCGAAGGCTCGCCGCGAATTCCATTGTCCTCAAATTTGTTGGTCGAAATGCTCCATCTGATCTACTCACTGAC TCCATTACCCATAATTACCAACGACACCTTTGTTCGATTgcattctcctcctccaacaCCGGTCGCTAG CATGGAAGATGAGGACCTTGCTAGTGCAGCCAGACAAACGCTAGAAGCTGTGCAACGTCGAGTAGAAATGGAGTTGATGGCTGCACCAATCTTAGTGAGTGCCGCCATGGCCGATTCGTCTCATCTTAGCATTAGAG GTGAACATAGTTCGCCCCAATTAATGAGCACCGGCGCAAACGGTGGCTCAGCTCGGGCCATGTGGAAATCCATGATAACGAACGCTTCATTCCGAACCAAGAAACTCCCAGACGATATTACGGTCGCACAGGTAGCAGAGGCCGCTGCGgctgcagcagctgctgccgcGGCTACTCCAGCATCGTCATCTCAATACCAGACTTCACCGGCAATTCACTTAGGAGCCATCACGGAAGAGAATGATGAACCGAGCAGTGGAGGCGGAGGCAAAAGCAGTTTCCGACTATCGGAGCTCGTCAAAAAGAAGAGCAAGCCAAAACCGGCAAGAAATAAGGCTAATAATAACGGTGGTGTCATCCAAGACGGCCATCACGCGGCCGAAAGTAACGGTGTCATATCCAGTTCTACTGACCGAAACAGCGACAGTGAAACTAAAGAAGAAGCAGAGCTGCGTCGGCGCAGCAGCGAATTTAATGGAACTCAGGTTTAA
- the LOC124311406 gene encoding uncharacterized protein LOC124311406, translated as MLSQLKSYLFGADDGGLMQEPAVGDCANNGGAEDDWVLVDTQEVIGDVASDEETLAGLEESWIVTQDVALKAIVKPGKNNGYGRRHRQPKGTKPRRWKGSSKNNSGGIKPVQASSNEDNESTSSSIAIVPSPEPLTRPAASPVTASTVLAASSDAKQMATIASARIAKQKADKNWMSRKNLLRGNQTMMAAAGRNNRRSQLIGSRLCGSNNNRKSHQF; from the exons atgttgagccaactcaaGAGTTATCTGTTTGGAGCTGACGATGGCGGTTTGATGCAAGAGCCTGCCGTAGGCGATTGTGCTAATAACGGCGGCGCAGAAGACGATTGGGTCCTTGTGGATACCCAGG AAGTTATCGGAGATGTGGCAAGCGATGAAGAAACGCTGGCCGGACTTGAGGAATCCTGGATCGTTACTCAGGATGTTGCGTTAAAAGCCATTGTCAAACCGGGCAAGAACAATGGATACGGACGTCGTCACCGCCAGCCCAAAGGGACCAAACCCCGTAGATGGAAAGGATCTAGCAAGAACAACAGCGGAGGAATCAAACCCGTCCAAGCTTCCTCAAATGAGGATAATGAGAGCACCAGCTCGTCTATTGCCATTGTGCCCAGCCCAGAACCGTTGACACGTCCAGCAGCTTCCCCTGTGACAGCATCGACCGTCTTGGCTGCTTCTAGCGATGCCAAACAAATGGCGACCATCGCATCCGCTCGAATT GCTAAACAGAAAGCGGACAAGAACTGGATGTCACGCAAGAATTTGCTGCGAGGCAATCAGACCATGATGGCCGCTGCTGGACGCAATAATCGACGCAGCCAACTGATTGGCAGTCGCCTTTGCGGATCCAACAACAATCGCAAAAGCCACCAGTTTTAA
- the LOC124311166 gene encoding rho guanine nucleotide exchange factor 39-like isoform X1, producing MSIAMDSPPAQHESIEEKERKLRLRNRVLNEIISSEESYITQLEMLLNGFVRPVRDKNIIPKHSFSAIFGDIEPLYALNVVLNEELKKSENVGSAFCKIAPYLKLYSTYAHDYELAISSLQGLRKSNKAFEAFVSQQERLPHISRKLEALLIVPIQRVPRYRLLLTELIVHTEEQEEEHAILNAALKQIEAVAHHINEQIREHENMQRMIRIQRSLAQGNPKIISPGRRFIKEGSLRKVSADSESAHNRYFILFNDMLLYCKVRSPSNEIDLKGSLVCSCVFPLRHCKAEAVVGDGLFRVTCRDESLLLCSDTADQGKQWVETINAAIEQLEANFRTLRKESSSRRPIRKRQLHQKDSLMRKFHQKKLTLNDPRVCQPSSFEVEVLRSENTGSHSPRQSPTLKSTCVKSPRLMKLPKWPESCSGSPSFPYSPRKLLALIAPTSPNCSPVHEAPPVFNFYSPPIQTDFTVNTE from the exons ATGAGTATTGCAATGGATTCTCCTCCAGCTCAGCATGAAagtatagaagaaaaagaacgtaaATTACGTTTAAGAAACAGAGTGTTGAATGAAATTATTAGTTCAGAGGAGTCTTACATCACACAATTGGAAATGCTACTCAAC GGTTTTGTCAGGCCTGTCagagacaaaaatattataccAAAACATAGTTTTTCTGCTATATTTGGAGACATAGAACCTCTATATGCACTAAATGTGGTTTTGAATgaagagttgaaaaaatctgaaaatgttgGATCTGCCTTTTGTAAAATTGCACCATATCTCAAACTATACTCCACATATGCTCACGACTATGAACTTGCCATCAGCTCTTTACAG GGTCTAAGGAAATCAAACAAAGCATTTGAAGCCTTTGTAAGCCAACAGGAACGTTTACCACACATATCCAGAAAACTGGAAGCTTTGTTAATAGTACCAATCCAACGTGTTCCAAGGTATCGACTACTCCTCACTGAATTGATAGTTCACACAGAAGAACAGGAAGAAGAACATGCCATCTTAAATGCTGCTCTTAAACAAATTGAAGCTGTTGCTCACCATATAAATGAACAGATTCGTGAACACGAGAACATGCAACGAATGATTCGAATACAACGTTCACTCGCACAAGGAAATCCCAAAATTATCTCACCCGGTCGTCGATTCATAAAAG aagGAAGTTTGAGAAAAGTCTCTGCAGATAGTGAATCAGCCCATAACAGATACTTTATCCTCTTCAATGATATGTTGCTGTACTGTAAAGTTCGTTCTCCTAGCAATGAAATCGACCTGAAAGGATCTCTTGTCTGCAGTTGTGTTTTTCCTCTTCGTCATTGCAAAGCGGAAGCCGTAGTAGGAGATGGACTTTTTAGG GTAACCTGCAGAGACGAAtctttgttgctttgttccGATACGGCTGACCAAGGAAAACAGTGGGTAGAGACTATAAACGCTGCTATTGAACAGCTTGAGGCCAATTTCAGAACACTTAGAAAGGAAAGTAGTAGCCGTCGGCCAATACGGAAGCGCCAACTTCATCAAAAAGACAGTTTAATGCGAAAATTCCACCAGAAGAAACTTACGCTGAATGACCCACGTGTTTGTCAGCCAAGTTCTTTTGAAGTAGAAGTGCTCCGGTCTGAAAACACGGGTTCCCACTCTCCTCGACAAAGTCCTACACTCAAGTCAACGTGTGTCAAGTCACCACGTCTTATGAAATTGCCTAAATGGCCGGAATCTTGTTCCGGGTCACCTTCGTTCCCTTATTCTCCTCGGAAATTGTTGGCCCTCATCGCTCCGACCTCACCAAATTGTTCGCCAGTTCACGAG GCTCCCCcagtatttaatttttactccCCGCCTATTCAAACAGATTTTACCGTGAATACAGAATAA
- the LOC124311166 gene encoding rho guanine nucleotide exchange factor 39-like isoform X2, whose protein sequence is MSIAMDSPPAQHESIEEKERKLRLRNRVLNEIISSEESYITQLEMLLNGFVRPVRDKNIIPKHSFSAIFGDIEPLYALNVVLNEELKKSENVGSAFCKIAPYLKLYSTYAHDYELAISSLQGLRKSNKAFEAFVSQQERLPHISRKLEALLIVPIQRVPRYRLLLTELIVHTEEQEEEHAILNAALKQIEAVAHHINEQIREHENMQRMIRIQRSLAQGNPKIISPGRRFIKGSLRKVSADSESAHNRYFILFNDMLLYCKVRSPSNEIDLKGSLVCSCVFPLRHCKAEAVVGDGLFRVTCRDESLLLCSDTADQGKQWVETINAAIEQLEANFRTLRKESSSRRPIRKRQLHQKDSLMRKFHQKKLTLNDPRVCQPSSFEVEVLRSENTGSHSPRQSPTLKSTCVKSPRLMKLPKWPESCSGSPSFPYSPRKLLALIAPTSPNCSPVHEAPPVFNFYSPPIQTDFTVNTE, encoded by the exons ATGAGTATTGCAATGGATTCTCCTCCAGCTCAGCATGAAagtatagaagaaaaagaacgtaaATTACGTTTAAGAAACAGAGTGTTGAATGAAATTATTAGTTCAGAGGAGTCTTACATCACACAATTGGAAATGCTACTCAAC GGTTTTGTCAGGCCTGTCagagacaaaaatattataccAAAACATAGTTTTTCTGCTATATTTGGAGACATAGAACCTCTATATGCACTAAATGTGGTTTTGAATgaagagttgaaaaaatctgaaaatgttgGATCTGCCTTTTGTAAAATTGCACCATATCTCAAACTATACTCCACATATGCTCACGACTATGAACTTGCCATCAGCTCTTTACAG GGTCTAAGGAAATCAAACAAAGCATTTGAAGCCTTTGTAAGCCAACAGGAACGTTTACCACACATATCCAGAAAACTGGAAGCTTTGTTAATAGTACCAATCCAACGTGTTCCAAGGTATCGACTACTCCTCACTGAATTGATAGTTCACACAGAAGAACAGGAAGAAGAACATGCCATCTTAAATGCTGCTCTTAAACAAATTGAAGCTGTTGCTCACCATATAAATGAACAGATTCGTGAACACGAGAACATGCAACGAATGATTCGAATACAACGTTCACTCGCACAAGGAAATCCCAAAATTATCTCACCCGGTCGTCGATTCATAAAAG GAAGTTTGAGAAAAGTCTCTGCAGATAGTGAATCAGCCCATAACAGATACTTTATCCTCTTCAATGATATGTTGCTGTACTGTAAAGTTCGTTCTCCTAGCAATGAAATCGACCTGAAAGGATCTCTTGTCTGCAGTTGTGTTTTTCCTCTTCGTCATTGCAAAGCGGAAGCCGTAGTAGGAGATGGACTTTTTAGG GTAACCTGCAGAGACGAAtctttgttgctttgttccGATACGGCTGACCAAGGAAAACAGTGGGTAGAGACTATAAACGCTGCTATTGAACAGCTTGAGGCCAATTTCAGAACACTTAGAAAGGAAAGTAGTAGCCGTCGGCCAATACGGAAGCGCCAACTTCATCAAAAAGACAGTTTAATGCGAAAATTCCACCAGAAGAAACTTACGCTGAATGACCCACGTGTTTGTCAGCCAAGTTCTTTTGAAGTAGAAGTGCTCCGGTCTGAAAACACGGGTTCCCACTCTCCTCGACAAAGTCCTACACTCAAGTCAACGTGTGTCAAGTCACCACGTCTTATGAAATTGCCTAAATGGCCGGAATCTTGTTCCGGGTCACCTTCGTTCCCTTATTCTCCTCGGAAATTGTTGGCCCTCATCGCTCCGACCTCACCAAATTGTTCGCCAGTTCACGAG GCTCCCCcagtatttaatttttactccCCGCCTATTCAAACAGATTTTACCGTGAATACAGAATAA
- the LOC124311427 gene encoding dihydrofolate reductase-like, with translation MSLVPDYPRLELMVACDQNLGIGKDGTLPWSLPSEFAYFLKMTQNYQGNGGKVHASIFGRANWESIAKTCGDNNPWKDTICYILSRSMSADQLPENVFVCSSFEDIINHLNRPEIKERVDRVWVHGGVSVYTEALRSPYFYRLYRTTIEATYPADVFFPRVDESRLTLVHDPDVLQGTQHENGVNFQVFVFQTTGINPLV, from the coding sequence ATGAGTTTAGTTCCTGACTATCCCCGTCTTGAGCTGATGGTGGCATGCGACCAAAACTTGGGTATTGGTAAGGACGGCACACTCCCCTGGAGTCTGCCCTCTGAATTTGCCTACTTTCTGAAGATGACCCAGAATTATCAAGGCAATGGGGGCAAAGTCCATGCCTCCATCTTCGGTCGCGCTAACTGGGAATCGATCGCCAAGACCTGTGGAGACAATAATCCTTGGAAAGATACAATCTGTTACATTCTCAGTCGTTCTATGAGCGCCGATCAACTTccggaaaatgtttttgtctGCTCATCTTTCGAAGATATTATTAATCATCTCAACAGACCAGAGATTAAGGAGCGTGTAGACCGGGTCTGGGTTCATGGCGGTGTATCCGTCTACACAGAGGCTTTACGTTCGCCCTATTTTTATCGGCTTTACCGGACAACAATTGAGGCGACGTATCCGGCGGATGTGTTTTTCCCACGCGTCGACGAGTCCCGTCTGACCCTTGTTCACGACCCCGACGTCCTACAAGGGACCCAGCATGAAAATGGCGTCAATTTCCAAGTCTTTGTCTTTCAAACCACTGGTATTAATCCGTTGGTATAG
- the LOC124311422 gene encoding dihydrofolate reductase-like — protein MDTSEIEFPRLELMVATDLKLGIGKENKMAWHLPTEFSYYRRMTTCANGSEKVHASIFATKTWQSIPPEMKPWGNTICFILSRSMTEDDVRNYSDVYVHSSLEEIIAHMRQTDMRKRIDRVWMHGGGFGYKEALRSKHFYRLYHTKIDAEFSCDVFFPRYDECQLQIVDDPDVPQGIQLDRGISYQIHVYETTGVCPLLDAP, from the coding sequence ATGGACACATCGGAAATCGAATTCCCTCGGCTGGAACTAATGGTCGCAACCGATTTAAAACTGGGAAttggaaaggaaaataaaatggccTGGCACCTGCCAACCGAATTTTCCTACTATCGACGGATGACTACGTGCGCAAATGGATCGGAAAAAGTGCACGCCTCCATATTCGCTACCAAGACCTGGCAGTCCATCCCACCGGAAATGAAACCTTGGGGCAATACCATATGTTTCATTTTGAGTCGCTCCATGACGGAAGATGATGTGCGAAACTACAGCGACGTCTACGTCCATTCAAGTCTTGAAGAAATCATTGCTCACATGCGTCAAACAGATATGAGAAAACGTATCGATCGGGTCTGGATGCACGGAGGAGGGTTTGGCTACAAGGAGGCCCTTCGTTCAAAGCATTTCTACCGATTGTATCATACCAAGATCGACGCTGAATTTTCGTGCGATGTGTTTTTCCCTAGATACGACGAATGCCAACTTCAAATAGTTGACGATCCCGATGTCCCTCAAGGGATTCAACTGGACCGCGGTATCAGTTATCAAATCCATGTCTATGAAACCACTGGCGTTTGCCCTTTACTCGATGCTCCTTGA
- the LOC124311165 gene encoding hyccin-like isoform X2, translated as MDEDMRLFISDWLKDAQNDGWSKALSSNSDMMEAIFSLIEEWKSNKDLFNILCIRLFGYYRESNMESKVFSLQFVPSLIYSYLSAIAQGERKDAGSMQTFLLAIYNLEAGGEAQSPKTHSFRVPNIAQPSIYHDTSAIASSSLTESALKRLDPTNRITVKFGPHPHLNSFNAENRLPAMAALLRIYSNYLSMYSKSTLSETCMAFRRLVAQGYTRNSEGSPRIPLSSNLLVEMLHLIYSLTMEDEDLASAARQTLEAVQRRVEMELMAAPILVSAAMADSSHLSIRGEHSSPQLMSTGANGGSARAMWKSMITNASFRTKKLPDDITVAQVAEAAAAAAAAAAATPASSSQYQTSPAIHLGAITEENDEPSSGGGGKSSFRLSELVKKKSKPKPARNKANNNGGVIQDGHHAAESNGVISSSTDRNSDSETKEEAELRRRSSEFNGTQV; from the exons ATGGATGAAGATATGCGACTCTTTATTAGTGATTGGTTGAAAGATGCACAAAATGACGGATGGAGCAAAGCTTTGTCATCCAACTCTGACATGATGGAAGCTATCTTTAGTCTCATTGAAGAATGGAAAAGCAATAAAGAT ttATTCAACATTCTGTGTATACGCCTCTTTGGGTACTACCGTGAAAGCAATATGGAATCAAAAGTGTTCTCATTGCAATTTGTCCCTAGTCTCATCTATTCTTATTTAAGTGCAATTGCACAAGGAGAAAGAAAG GATGCAGGAAGTatgcaaacatttttgttagCAATATACAATTTGGAGGCTGGTGGAGAAGCCCAAAGTCCCAAGACCCATTCTTTCAGAGTACCAAACATTGCACAGCCTTCTATCTACCATGAT ACTTCAGCCATAGCCTCATCTTCCCTGACAGAGTCTGCTTTAAAGAGGCTAGATCCAACCAACCGAATTACGGTCAAATTTGGTCCCCACCCACACTTGAACAGCTTCAATGCTGAGAACCGCCTTCCCGCCATGGCCGCCTTATTACGCATTTACTCCAACTACCTATCTATGTATTCGAAGAGCACTTTATCCGAAACTTGCATGGCCTTTCGTCG GTTGGTAGCTCAGGGCTACACGCGTAATTCCGAAGGCTCGCCGCGAATTCCATTGTCCTCAAATTTGTTGGTCGAAATGCTCCATCTGATCTACTCACTGAC CATGGAAGATGAGGACCTTGCTAGTGCAGCCAGACAAACGCTAGAAGCTGTGCAACGTCGAGTAGAAATGGAGTTGATGGCTGCACCAATCTTAGTGAGTGCCGCCATGGCCGATTCGTCTCATCTTAGCATTAGAG GTGAACATAGTTCGCCCCAATTAATGAGCACCGGCGCAAACGGTGGCTCAGCTCGGGCCATGTGGAAATCCATGATAACGAACGCTTCATTCCGAACCAAGAAACTCCCAGACGATATTACGGTCGCACAGGTAGCAGAGGCCGCTGCGgctgcagcagctgctgccgcGGCTACTCCAGCATCGTCATCTCAATACCAGACTTCACCGGCAATTCACTTAGGAGCCATCACGGAAGAGAATGATGAACCGAGCAGTGGAGGCGGAGGCAAAAGCAGTTTCCGACTATCGGAGCTCGTCAAAAAGAAGAGCAAGCCAAAACCGGCAAGAAATAAGGCTAATAATAACGGTGGTGTCATCCAAGACGGCCATCACGCGGCCGAAAGTAACGGTGTCATATCCAGTTCTACTGACCGAAACAGCGACAGTGAAACTAAAGAAGAAGCAGAGCTGCGTCGGCGCAGCAGCGAATTTAATGGAACTCAGGTTTAA